The sequence GCGGTCATAGGGATCATAAAGATCGTCGTTGACGTGGCGATCCAGGTCGGCGCGGTACTCCCGGTCGTCCAGGCGTGGCATGCCACGGGACATGGCGGCGAACTCCGCGCGGGAGACGGCGCGCCGTCTGCGACGGATGGGCACCAGATCGCCGATGTGGTCGCCGTTGCGGGTGACGGCGAATCGCTCGCCGCGTTCGAGGGCGTCCATGATCTCCGCCGAACGGTTGCGCAGATCACGCCGTGAGATCCGCGCCGGATTGACGAGCTCAGGCGTG comes from Streptosporangium roseum DSM 43021 and encodes:
- a CDS encoding type II toxin-antitoxin system Phd/YefM family antitoxin; translated protein: MGTPELVNPARISRRDLRNRSAEIMDALERGERFAVTRNGDHIGDLVPIRRRRRAVSRAEFAAMSRGMPRLDDREYRADLDRHVNDDLYDPYDRAYGRGEFTEGRR